gtatttttaagagtgataagtaacttcaagatatgtaaaactcaaatttacaaaatatgttctctcccttagttttactaaatttgactaagtttttcaacgcaaacttataataaaatatgatatgctttgactagttactattgtttgtttccatctcttaagtattattgttatagacaataatgatgactattgttatgagttggaagaagggttaaaatgcttcttaaaatgttgtatcaatataaagctaccaacattcttgtttattaagatgagaaaaaggccattggagtttattattgcatatgagagatccaaagataagaaaaagactattgaagtctattatttcattgatttgtaaatgtgtaaacacattgttagcacatttaatacatcttggaaaatattattactgattttacaaaaaattcacaactaaaagagtagacatgcaattcacaaaacagaccacaaacaaaactattataaatcattcctctacaaagaaaagcttggattccacttgagtagacaagaccacacaacttttaagaagtccagacgacttctaagaagtccagacgacttctaagaagtccagacgacttccaggaagttcagacgactttgtcagaagacttttaggaagttcagacgacttccagacgactttacaggaagtccagacgactttacaggaagtccagacgactttacaggaagtccagacgactttgtcagaagacttccaagaagtccagacgacttccatacgacttccagacgacttccagacgactaacaggtaagttgtcccagaagtcttctagatctgaaaaacctgcatattaaatccagatctgaaaaacctgcatatccaaaaacgttcaaatggcttaaaaacagaaaaaatgagtgaaagattagataaatctacctttacagaacacacaaaatacatatctaaaaataatagatttacctttaaattagtggaagatgggTACCATCTAataaaaaacctgcaaaaaagatagattattaagaaagacatgagacaaaactggaaaattcatataaagtttggtgttttcaagtcaaagagattagagtgagtttggagagttttagtttgggaaaaaagtaagaactttatacaacaagatgttaccaaatgaagaaaaatcagacataagaacttaccaaaacgctcagatctattatgaaagggagacttcgtcagaagacttccatgaagtccagacgacttcctggaagtccagacgacttcttggaagtccagacgacttcctggaagtccagacgactttgtcagaagacttccaagaagtccagacgacttccagacgactaacaggtaagtcgtccaagaagtcttccagatctgaaaaacctgtatatcaaatccagatctgaaaaacctgcatatccaaaaacgttcaaatgacttaaaaatagagaatatgagtggaagattagataaatctacatttatagaacacacaaaaatacatatctaaaattaatagatttacctttaaattactggaagatgagtaccatttgattaaaaacctacaaaagagatagattagtaagaaatacatgagacaaaactgaaaaattcatataaagtttggtgttttcaagtcaaagagattagagagaggttggagagttttagaatgatgaacattacatttttgttgcagccatttgagaggaggagagagaatgtgtaaatttttctttatatagggagacaaaaaatccaattaggttaaatatttttgactcagacgacttcctggacgacttacatttcagtcgtctggtgaagaaattaaaacagacgacttacatgtaagtcttccagaagagtttaatatttttagcgggaaattaaatatttttagcgggaaactaaaatagaagactttccagacgacttacaagtaagtcgtctggtttaaattattaaagcgggaaaagaatttttttaaaaaattttaggcgggaatatttggacgacttacatgtaagtcgtctgttttaatttcttcaccaggcgactgaaatgtaagtcgtccgagtaaaatgatccggttaggttaaaacgtacattggtaaaattaaaggttcggtacgatgtggacgactgaaatatacgtcgtccgagtaaattattcaacagacgactgaaatataagtcgtccacaccctaaacataacccttaaacttaattatctaattaaagacttcataaaatcaaatcaaacttgaaaagtgtttactatacacataaataaacacatataggtgaaaactaatttttgaaaaaaacattttagttttccaaaatctaaccctaacaatacatacaatactacaacatatgtttgccaaactcctaaaccaaagtatttcatgattcactacttccactcatctatcttcaaaacaaatcaattttatcatatcttaatttatatcacttaaaactgtttataattacttgatttttatttttcacgcatcaaaatatttttttacaagatttataaattatttttaaaataaaccggtaccagacgacttacacttcagtcgtccagacgacttccaacatctcagacgactcagacgatttactagggctatattcgtaaaaatggcttctgtttttttgtttggtcacaaggggctgagctgtaatttcactagacttttaggttagttttgcatttgattcaagtttaggtataggtttggggttaaaatcaagttgtgggttagttttggcaaaaaccccgctacataaatatacacttatatttTCGTATGTCTGGAAAGCTTACTTTTAAGTTGCAACCAATATTTAAGATATCGTTAACGTATAAGCGATTCAGATTTTGGAGTTCAAGCCCTGACATTTGGGGAAAAGCACGAGTTTGCAGATTTCTTATTGTTACCCAGCCAACACAAAGTGGTGTATCGAATAGACGACCGTGTTCCTTTGAACACTTCCGGCTTGTTCGATTTTTTCCCATTCCGTCCGCAACTCTCCTCAGCATTAGCCCTCGTCAGATCTTTaggttaatattatatatttacaagatATTTAAACTATTATATAACATTTTCATGGTTACAATGTTTCTTATATACATTTGCTCTCATGGTGTACGAAAAGGAGAGTGAAGAGGCATCCGCCAATGTAAACAATAAATGTGTGAGAGGAGAGCAAATATCGtcgtttttgttttcaattgcTTATAGTGTGACTAACAATACATTCACATACTTGTAGCCCTAGTGATTCTTTTCATACAAAATTGATCACCATTCTATGATTCTATCATAAGTTCGCTTATATAATTTTCCACCGCATGCTTTTTATTTACAGGCTACCCGGTTATTGGAAGACAAAACCGTATGATGTCGTCCGGTGCGCGTTTAGACAGCCATCAAGATGTATTGATCACGGCTTGTCCGTGGGATCCACGCATAAAAGGGGAGTTTTTTCACCAAACAACATTAAGTGTTCCACTCAGACATGTCAAAGAATTCATCAACAACATCAAAGAACTTGTGAAAATCGAACCAAAATTTCTCTGTATCCTTGAAGACAGCAACGGTATTCTAATGCGTTATGTTACATCCTCTCCTGCGTTTCTTGGAAAAGAGGAGAAAGCTTTACACTTTGACCTAACTTACTACCGAAGCAAAGATGATCCTTTGGTACCGCGTCTCTACGAGGATTTCATTGAAGAAATCGAGCTAATGGCGGTATTTAAATACAACGCATTGCCACATTGGGGGAAGAATAGAAACATAGCGTTTAATGACGTgattaaaaagtacaagaatGCAATCGCTTTTTTGAAAGTAAAAGAGAGATTCGATCCTTTAGGGTTGTTTTCTAGAGAATGGACGGATCAGATTCTAGGTTTGAAAGGTAGCGTCACGATTGTGAAAGAAGGATGTGAATTGGAGGGACTATGTATTTTTTCGGAGGATTCTCAATTTCTCACTGTGCTCCGAGGTTATATGTGTCGGCCAGGTAAAGTCTATAGAGAGGCTAGAGTTTGTACTCGTGTCTAAGCAAAtcatacaaatttttttatgaaatcttaCGCTTTGAGGGTaagatcttttatatattaattgaaaaacattacaacattgtgTGTAGCCACGTATCAGcatgagaatgaaattcagaatttttagaaaaataggttggttcatcttaacttatattatactccactttttattaaactaactattaaattgataaatagtgtacaaaagaatattctcgtttttttaaaataaaatctatggaattgcctaatatgattaacgtatatatgacaatcaatgattatgaataataaatattgataatgatttttgtatcttagctctttttgttcattttatatatttaaaagatattaaacaacctcattaatcatataataaaaaaattaatttttttatatgttatattttaaatttttaaaacgactataaattactaaaaacattaaatgtctcacactaaaattttgtgatcaatagtttaacttttttggtaataacaagatacaaatgatcatatatcgtataaatatgaagtctcatttactagacattcatattatatattaatatagtttaaaattaaactatataacatagaaaaatacttaaatctgataatttctaaatatgtattaaaaagtattaaaaccttaatattttaattttgaaatttgcattaaaaaaatcgcacattagaaattttgtatttatcatatgagtatgaattctcaataataaatatttatattaaaatatactatatatctatgtccatgtcattgaaatttagttatataccatataaaataaaataaaataagtttgtgatttatttaccaaaaatatatcataaataaaaaagatgtattgttttgatttatgtctttactctaatttaattatatacataatacgtaaatgaatacaaataaataataatagataaaaattatttttatatatacattcatCCCGCGCAATTGCGCAGGTCTTAAGCTAgtgaataaataaaacataagttaaacaataaatttatgaattttgaAGGTTTCGGATCTTTGATTCCTCACATTTTCTAGTGTCAGTAACTATTCGTTGATAATACCGCATTGAAGTCATACTGCTCCTCCCAAATTGGATCCCATTACTTGATCCTAAGTATTCTAAGTTATAGAGGTTTCTAAATTCAATATGTTAAGTAGAGTATGATAAAACATCTTTGTCTTTGAAAGAAATGAGCTTCTTGTCATAAAACAAGTGGATGAGCTCGATGTCTTCAGGGAAGAAATGCTCAAAACCTCTATGCCGATCGACAACTCTATCTGAATATTATTCTGGATCTGTAGTCATAATTGACTGTTTATGCTGTATTTTT
This genomic stretch from Brassica napus cultivar Da-Ae chromosome C9, Da-Ae, whole genome shotgun sequence harbors:
- the LOC106441740 gene encoding probable truncated L-gulonolactone oxidase 7, mitochondrial, producing STACFLFTGYPVIGRQNRMMSSGARLDSHQDVLITACPWDPRIKGEFFHQTTLSVPLRHVKEFINNIKELVKIEPKFLCILEDSNGILMRYVTSSPAFLGKEEKALHFDLTYYRSKDDPLVPRLYEDFIEEIELMAVFKYNALPHWGKNRNIAFNDVIKKYKNAIAFLKVKERFDPLGLFSREWTDQILGLKGSVTIVKEGCELEGLCIFSEDSQFLTVLRGYMCRPGKVYREARVCTRV